AGCGCCGCCACGACGTCGGGGTGCGTGTCCGCACCGAGCTCGGGGCTGCTGTCCCACGACACATTCGGTTTCACCACGACGCGGTCGCCTTTGCGGATGAAGCGCTCAACGCCGCCGAGCGCCGCAACCGCGTCCGTGACCATCTTCCCCGGGGGACCTCCCCTGGCGACGGCGATCTGCGGGAGGGAGGGAGAGGAAGGGACGGAGAAGTCGAGAATCTTCGAAGTCGCGGCGGGGGAGGCGGGCGACGCGAAAAGCCACCGGGGCCGCCCCACAAACGCGAGACCGACGGCAGCCTGCGAACTCCGTTTGATGAATTGACGGCGATCCATCACAGAAATCCCGAGGCAATCGCGACTACAGGCAAGTAAAAGAATAAAGGGATTGTTTATTACCCAACTTCCATTAAACTCTAAACCCTAAACCATAAACAAATCCAAAATGCAAAATCCAAACCTATAAAATATAGTGATTTTGGGTTTTGTGCTTTGCATTTGTTTCGGATTTAGAGTTTCGTATTTCGAGTTTGTCCTTCCTTGTGCTGGCGGTCGAGCTCCGCGCAGATCTTATCGCGGAGCGTCTTGCATTCCTCTCCGGATTTGGCGATGTCCGGATCGTTCCACATCGCTTCGAATTCCGCCTGGAAGTCGGTGATGAGCGTGCGGTCCTCGGGGCCGCTGATGATCATGAGGTTTTCCAGGTTCTTTGTCTCCGCATACGTGGACCAGTTGTAGCTTCCGGTGACGAGTGTGTCTCCGTTGACGACCGCGGACTTGTGGTGGAGCAGGGCGGCCTTCGGGTGAAAATGGTCATAGGCGGCCTTGCCCTCTTTGTCATCCCAGGAGAATGCGGGGAACCACTTGTACTTGATCTCTATGTTGGAGATAGGTTTCTGACGATATTCGCTGACGATCTGCTTGAACTCGCTCTCCACGGCAAGTTTCCTCTCCTCGGGATTTTTGAGGAAGTACTTGCGCCGCTCGGCCACCCGCCGGTACGCCTCGATCTTGCCTGAGACGATGCCCTCCATGTCGGGTATGACCGAGGTCGGCTCCCTGAAGAGCTGGCTCAGGTTGGCGAGGATGCGGATGCGCACGCCGGGGAAATCGCGGGCGATGCGGAGGAGGCTTTCGGAGAGGGAAGGCGAGGTAAAGCTGAATATCATGATGTCGATCGTCGCCGGCTGACCCTTCTTCGCCCTGGACACCGCCTCGGAGAATCCTTCCTTGACGTACTTCTCAAGGCGCTCCACGCTGTTGAAATAAGCGTCTATCTTCGCCTCGAGGTGCGCCGGCAGAAAGAGACAGAGCCCCGCGAGCGAAGCCGCCAGGGAGCTAGCGAGTGGTTTTTTTCTCAGCGCGCTCATCCTTATTTTTACCCTCATCGGGATTGAGAACCCATTGCCCCATGCCGTCCCAGAGGCGGTCGAACTCTCCCTGGAACGACTTCACCATCTCGGGATTGTCCAGGAAAAAGAAGCGGTCCTCCGTGTACTTCACATTCGCGCCGGGTTCGATGTTGGCGCTCCCGGTGAACACGTGCCTCCCATCAATGATGCCGAATTTCTCGTGCATGGTCTGGAATGGGAGGCCGGTTGCCTTCTCCGCCCGCGCAGGATCTACTATCTTTATCGCGATCTGGAGCCTGTCTTTCCTGATGCGCTCGACCGCCTCGTTGATCACGGGTACATTATTCTTGTCCTTGATGGAGGGGTCGAGGAAAAGGCGAATCTTGACGCCGCGCTCGCACGCGTTGGCGATTTCGGTGTGCTCGGGTGTGTAGATGCCGTAGAGGTAGCAGGCGATGTCAATCGTTTTCTGCGCGCGCCGTATGAGGTCTATGAGCGGGAAGCTCAGGTCTCCTGGACGGATCGAGGTTCCTTTCCCGTCCGGATCCAGAATTTCGACCTTCTTGTTGTAGTTGACAGGGGAGTAACCTCCGAACGGCGACATAAAGACCATGTTCCTGAGCGTGGCTGACACAGGTGGGAGGGATGGCGTGACCTTCACGGGCGCGGGCGGCTGTTCAGGCGCGGCGTCCGACGGCAGGGCGAGTGCCGCTGCGCACAGAGATGAGAGAACCATTGTCACCAGAAACCAGCGCATGATTTGTTCACCTGTACGGTAGCTTAATCCTATCCGTTCCACTGCCGCCGGTCAAGGACAAAAGCTGATCTGAGGCCTCCCTATTTTCACCAGGAACCCTCAATGTTTTACCACGGAGGACACTGAGAAGCACGGAGGACACTGAGAATGCGTATTTATAACTTTCTGATCTTTTATCTGATACATAATCTCCGTGTGCTCCGTGAAACTCCGTGCTCTCCGTGGTGAAAACATTATGGTTGCTTTCCATAAATCACCTACGGGATAAAATGGCTGAAGGCCCACATTTGAATACATAATCGGGGCAGCGCTTCAGAACTGGATGACGGTTACCTCCGGCCTGCAAAATACGCGTATCGGCATGTAAAAGGTGCCAATGCCCGGATTCACGTAGAGGGGGCCGGCGCCTGTCTGGTAGAGCCCCATTTCGTATCTGCCGGTGCCCCACGGGACCGCGACAGCTCCCCAGAGCGGGATGCGCAGTTGGCCGCCGTGCGAATGGCCCGCGAGGATGAGGTCAAATGTCTTTCCTTTCAGGAGATCGGCGAATGCGGGGTAGTGGGTCAGCAAAAGGCGCTTGCCCGTGGGCTCCTTTTTAATAAAACCAGTGTTGTGGCTTGAAGCGCCCACGATGATGATTTTTCCATCAGGACTCGCCACCGCTTGGTCCACGAGCCATGCCCCTCCGGTCGCCGCGAACGACCGTTCGATCTCCTCGAACGGCGCCCCGCTCCAGTAGTCATGGTTGCCGGGGACGCCGAACAGCGGAGAGCGGATCCCGCGCAGCAGCGCGAGCGCCTCCTTGAGGTGTGCCTTCTCCTCCACGATGTCTCCGGTGAAACAGACGAAGTCCGGGTCGAGGGCGTTGATCTTATCCACGAGCCCCCGGAGCATCGCCCGGTCGCCCCTGTAGTGGAGATCGGTGAAGTGAACCAGGCGATGGGTCGGCCCCGTCCCGCCCAG
This portion of the Candidatus Auribacterota bacterium genome encodes:
- a CDS encoding phospholipase D-like domain-containing protein, whose product is MSALRKKPLASSLAASLAGLCLFLPAHLEAKIDAYFNSVERLEKYVKEGFSEAVSRAKKGQPATIDIMIFSFTSPSLSESLLRIARDFPGVRIRILANLSQLFREPTSVIPDMEGIVSGKIEAYRRVAERRKYFLKNPEERKLAVESEFKQIVSEYRQKPISNIEIKYKWFPAFSWDDKEGKAAYDHFHPKAALLHHKSAVVNGDTLVTGSYNWSTYAETKNLENLMIISGPEDRTLITDFQAEFEAMWNDPDIAKSGEECKTLRDKICAELDRQHKEGQTRNTKL
- a CDS encoding phospholipase D family protein produces the protein MRWFLVTMVLSSLCAAALALPSDAAPEQPPAPVKVTPSLPPVSATLRNMVFMSPFGGYSPVNYNKKVEILDPDGKGTSIRPGDLSFPLIDLIRRAQKTIDIACYLYGIYTPEHTEIANACERGVKIRLFLDPSIKDKNNVPVINEAVERIRKDRLQIAIKIVDPARAEKATGLPFQTMHEKFGIIDGRHVFTGSANIEPGANVKYTEDRFFFLDNPEMVKSFQGEFDRLWDGMGQWVLNPDEGKNKDERAEKKTTR
- a CDS encoding metallophosphoesterase codes for the protein MMRMLKLGNRTLLRLALYALPSVCIVDGFLVEPDWIRTRKINLGGTGPTHRLVHFTDLHYRGDRAMLRGLVDKINALDPDFVCFTGDIVEEKAHLKEALALLRGIRSPLFGVPGNHDYWSGAPFEEIERSFAATGGAWLVDQAVASPDGKIIIVGASSHNTGFIKKEPTGKRLLLTHYPAFADLLKGKTFDLILAGHSHGGQLRIPLWGAVAVPWGTGRYEMGLYQTGAGPLYVNPGIGTFYMPIRVFCRPEVTVIQF